Within Synechococcus sp. NB0720_010, the genomic segment CAATTTGGGTTTGGTGTTTGGGGGTGTCTCGGGCGAGCACGCCGTCTCGATTCGCTCGGCCAACACCGTCGCCGCTGCCCTGCGCTCCGGAGCCAACGCCCAGCGCTATCGGCTCGACTGTTTCTATATCGACCAATGGGGCCATTGGTGGCCGCCTACGGTGGCCGATGCCGTGCTGGCCAAGGGCACACCCGCCGAACGCAGCGAACTGCCCGCAGCACCCCTGCGGCCTGGTTTTCAAGGGTTCCCAGAAGGGGCCCTGGACGTTGAACTTTGGGTGCCTGTGCTGCATGGCCCCAACGGAGAAGACGGGACGATCCAAGGGCTCTTCAGCCTGATGCAGGTGCCCTTTGTGGGCTCAGGAGTCCTGGGCTCGGCCGTCGGCATGGACAAACAGGCGATGAAGGCCGCCTTTGCTGCGGCGGGACTGCCCCAGGTGCCCTACGCCTGCGTCGATGCCCAGGAGCTCGAGGAGCAACCGGAGGCGCTGGTTCAGCAGCTGGAAGCGCAGCTCGGTTATCCCTGCTTCATCAAGCCCGCCAACCTGGGCTCATCCGTTGGCATCAGCAAAGCGAGCAACCGCGCTGAGCTGATGCAAGGCCTTGCCCTGGCGGCCCAGCACGATCCGCGCATGGTGGTGGAGCAGGGCATCCAAGCCCGGGAACTGGAGTGCGCGGTCCTTGGGGGGCAGCAGATGCGCGCCTCCGTGCTCGGCGAGATCTGTTTTGACGCCGACTGGTACGACTACGACACGAAATACAGCGACGGCAAAAGCCACACGGTGATTCCTGCGGAGGTGCCCGAGGCCCTCAGCGAGCGGGCCCGAACGATGGCCATCGCCGCCTGCCGTGCGGTCGGCGCCTCCGGATTGGCCCGGGTGGACTTCTTCTATGAGCAGGCCAGTGGCGCCCTTTGGCTGAACGAAATCAACACCCTGCCGGGCTTCACCAGCCAGAGCATGTACCCGATGCTCTGGGCCAAAACAGGGTTACCGCTTGAGGAGTTGGTGCACGAATTGGTGCAACTGGCGCAAGAATCGGCGCAGCCCAGCCACTCCAGGAGGACCGAAGCGGCATGAGTCACGGTCTGATCTGGTTGCCTCTGTTGGTGATCTTTCCGTTGATCACCGCCCTCGGTTGGCTGGAGCGCCGCCGCCAAAATTTGTTTCGGGCCTGGGCTGAGGGTGCCGAGCTCTCCAAGCTGGACGACGGTGGCGGCGCTCGCTTGATTGACGGGACCATCGCCTGGTGCGTCTTCGAGTCGGGAAAGCTCAACGAGAAGGGCAGCTTTGAGGTCAAGGGACTCGATCAGGTCGATCTCTTGGCCTTGGGTTCCGGGGAAGCGCCCCTGACCGAGGAAGCGCAGGGTGCCTGCCGACTGCGGCTGATGGGCGGTGGCCAGCAAGCGGATGTGCCCTTTGCCGATGCTGAGCGCGCACGCCGCTGGCGGGATCAGCTGATGTCCCGCTCCCGCTGCGAGTTGTGAGCGCAGCCTCCTCGCGCTCGGGCCAAGCCCTCGAGCGCAGACGCCAGCTCCGGCAGGAACGGCGGCAAGAGCGTTTGAAGCAGATCTGGCGCGTGACCGTGCTGGCCGGCAGTGCCGGGGCCCTGGGCTGGGGTCTCTTGCAACAGGGCTGGGTGGTGCGGGATCCAGACCAAATCGAAGTCCTTGGCAGCCGGCAGGTCAGTCGAGCCCAGGTGATCCGTGAGGGGGACCTTCAACTCCCTTTGCAACTGCTGACCTTGCAGCCCAAGCGATTGGCCCAACGCCTCTCGGCGGGCCTGCCTGTCGAGCAGGTCCAGGTCAACCGCCTGATGCTCCCCCCTCGGCTCCAGATCTCTCTGGTGGATCGAGAGGCCGTTGCCCAGGCCCAACGCCGAACCCGCAAGGGCTTTGAGATGGGCTACGTCGATCGCCTGGGGAACTGGATGACCCGCCGTCAGCAATCCGCTGGCGCCCCGGCGGCCGCACCCACGGTGATGGTGCTGGGCTGGCAGGAGCGTCTCCGTCCTTCACTCTCGCGGGTCCTGGCCGAGCGGGATGCCCTGGGCAGTCCGCTGCTGCAGGTGCGCTTTGAACCCAATGGCAGCCTCTGGCTCCGCACCGCGGCCCTGGGGGACATTCACCTCGGGCCCACCGATGACAAGTTGGCCAAGCGCCTAGATGTCCTGCGCCACCTCTCCTCAGAGCTCCCCGGTCAAATCAACAATCTGAAGCTGAAGTCCATTGACCTCAGCGATCCGGATCAACCCGAACTGGGCCTACCGGCCAAACCGGTACCGAAGGCGGACAAAACACCCCCGCCCGCAGCGGACTGAAGCTCCGGGGCAAAAACCCGTAAACGGTGACAGGGCATTGCGCTAAAGCCCTTTGCCGGCAAAGGTATGTCGATCTAGGCCTGTGATTGGCAGGAACAACGACATAATGCAGCGAAGCACCAACGGCACTGCACCGGCTATGGAGATCGCACCCGAGGGCCTGAGTGCCGTCACCAGCAATGGTTCTGCGGGGATCGTGCCTAGTCAGTCCGCTCGCATCGAGGTGATCGGCGTCGGCGGCGGCGGCAGCAATGCCGTTGGTCGCATGATCCTCTCGGATCTCGAGGGCGTTGGATACCGCGTACTCAATACAGATGCCCAAGCCCTGCTGCAGTCGGCAGCTAAACAGCGCGTTCAGCTCGGCCAAAAGCTGACCCGCGGCCTGGGTGCAGGCGGCAACCCGGCCATCGGCCAAAAAGCGGCTGAAGAATCCCGCACCGATCTGGCGCAGACCCTCCAGGGTGCCGACCTGGTCTTCATCGCCGCTGGCATGGGCGGTGGCACAGGAACCGGTGCCGCTCCGGTTGTGGCCGAAGTCGCCAAGGAATGCGGCGCCCTGACCGTGGGCATCGTCACCAAGCCCTTCGGCTTTGAAGGTCGCCGCCGCATGCGTCAGGCCGAAGAGGGCATCGCCCGCCTGTCCGAGCATGTGGACACCCTGATCGTGATTCCTAACGACCGGCTGCGGGAAGCCATTGCTGGTGCACCCCTGCAGGATGCCTTCCGCGCCGCCGATGACGTCCTGCGGATGGGCGTGAAGGGCATCACCG encodes:
- a CDS encoding D-alanine--D-alanine ligase family protein gives rise to the protein MSSETINLGLVFGGVSGEHAVSIRSANTVAAALRSGANAQRYRLDCFYIDQWGHWWPPTVADAVLAKGTPAERSELPAAPLRPGFQGFPEGALDVELWVPVLHGPNGEDGTIQGLFSLMQVPFVGSGVLGSAVGMDKQAMKAAFAAAGLPQVPYACVDAQELEEQPEALVQQLEAQLGYPCFIKPANLGSSVGISKASNRAELMQGLALAAQHDPRMVVEQGIQARELECAVLGGQQMRASVLGEICFDADWYDYDTKYSDGKSHTVIPAEVPEALSERARTMAIAACRAVGASGLARVDFFYEQASGALWLNEINTLPGFTSQSMYPMLWAKTGLPLEELVHELVQLAQESAQPSHSRRTEAA
- a CDS encoding cell division protein FtsQ/DivIB; protein product: MSAASSRSGQALERRRQLRQERRQERLKQIWRVTVLAGSAGALGWGLLQQGWVVRDPDQIEVLGSRQVSRAQVIREGDLQLPLQLLTLQPKRLAQRLSAGLPVEQVQVNRLMLPPRLQISLVDREAVAQAQRRTRKGFEMGYVDRLGNWMTRRQQSAGAPAAAPTVMVLGWQERLRPSLSRVLAERDALGSPLLQVRFEPNGSLWLRTAALGDIHLGPTDDKLAKRLDVLRHLSSELPGQINNLKLKSIDLSDPDQPELGLPAKPVPKADKTPPPAAD
- the ftsZ gene encoding cell division protein FtsZ; this translates as MQRSTNGTAPAMEIAPEGLSAVTSNGSAGIVPSQSARIEVIGVGGGGSNAVGRMILSDLEGVGYRVLNTDAQALLQSAAKQRVQLGQKLTRGLGAGGNPAIGQKAAEESRTDLAQTLQGADLVFIAAGMGGGTGTGAAPVVAEVAKECGALTVGIVTKPFGFEGRRRMRQAEEGIARLSEHVDTLIVIPNDRLREAIAGAPLQDAFRAADDVLRMGVKGITDIITKPGLVNVDFADVRSVMNDAGTALLGLGVGSGRSRASEAAQAAINSPLLESARIDGAKGCVINISGGKDMTLEDMTTASEVIYDVVDPEANIIVGAVVDEKLEGEIHVTVIATGFEGGGAYRPERPLNSFVAGDNGEGDLPGAAIPSFLLNRQNNN